A single window of Rhizobium sp. SL42 DNA harbors:
- a CDS encoding class I SAM-dependent methyltransferase: MSEQAANSVIDQPHAERMDSMYRYQRHIYDLTRKYYLLGRDRMIAQLDIPPAGTLLEVGCGTGRNLLFARRLYPTAHLYGLDISAEMLVSARASFRHDPTQPVLTVADATAFDASQFGMQGFDRVMISYALSMIPDWEKAIDCALDAVASGGSLHIVDFGQQEGLPRWFHNLLRNWLSRFHVTPRASLRQALESRVAERGGTLAFETVGRGYAWHAIVKF, from the coding sequence ATGAGCGAACAGGCTGCAAACAGCGTCATCGACCAGCCGCATGCCGAACGCATGGACAGCATGTATCGCTACCAGCGCCACATCTACGACCTGACGCGGAAGTATTACCTGCTCGGCCGCGACCGCATGATCGCCCAGCTCGACATCCCACCAGCAGGCACCCTGCTCGAGGTCGGTTGCGGCACGGGCCGCAATCTGCTGTTTGCCCGCCGCCTCTATCCGACGGCGCATCTCTACGGCCTCGACATTTCGGCGGAGATGCTCGTCTCGGCACGCGCCAGTTTTCGTCACGACCCCACACAGCCTGTCCTGACCGTCGCCGATGCCACCGCATTCGACGCCAGCCAGTTCGGCATGCAGGGCTTCGACCGTGTTATGATTTCATACGCCTTGTCGATGATCCCGGATTGGGAAAAAGCGATCGATTGCGCGCTGGATGCCGTCGCATCCGGTGGCTCGCTGCACATCGTCGATTTCGGCCAGCAGGAAGGCCTGCCGCGCTGGTTCCACAATCTGTTGCGCAACTGGCTGTCACGTTTCCACGTCACCCCTCGCGCATCCCTGCGCCAAGCCCTCGAATCCAGAGTGGCCGAGCGCGGCGGAACGCTCGCCTTCGAGACGGTCGGACGCGGTTACGCGTGGCACGCCATCGTCAAATTCTGA